DNA sequence from the Anaerolineae bacterium genome:
AAAAAGGGGTCGTGGTACCGCGCTGTGCCGTCCGGGCTAGGGCACTGGACCACGCTTGAATCAAGATAAGCCTATCGTCGGACAAGGGGTTCTCGCCTTCCGGGAGACAAGCGACGAAAGGCGAAGGCTGAGGCTACCTCGCCTTCGCCTCTTGTCGCGAGGGTCAAGCGCCGAATTTGGCGAGCCGGCCGGCATGCGCCATCGCCAACGGCATGATCTCCTTGGCCAGAAGATGCCCCAGGCCGCCCCGCATACATGCGCGCTCGCCAAAGGTGACGCATTCATCGGGGCGCACAGTGGGCCCCCACAGGAGCAATGGCACCGGATGCCAAGAGTGAGATCGCAGCAGCGCAGGGGTGGAGTGATCACCGGTGACCACCAGCACCGACGGCCGCAGGGCTCGAACGCGGCTCATATAGCCGTCTATCTCCTCGATCACCTTTACTTTGGCAGCGAAATCGCCATCTTCGCCGCGGCTATCGGTGTACTTGAAGTGGATGAAGAAAAAGTCGTACTGATCCCAGTATCGCTCCAGCGTGTCCAGCTCTGAGGCCATGGTGTCGCCCGTCGGCAACACCTCCATGCCACACAGCCGGGCAACCCCCCGGTACATAGGGTACACGGCGATCGCGGCTGCTTTTAGTTTGTAGATATCCGGAAACTTAGGGATCCCCGGGTCTTTGGCGAGACCACGCAAATTGAGCGAATTGGCGGGATATTCGTTAGCCAGCACACGACGCGCCTGCTCTAACCAGTCGTTCAGAAGGGCGGCTGTGCGCACGGTATCAGGGTCATCTCGCAGAGGTTGAACCGGCAATGGCGGCACCCCTGTCCGCTGGGGATCGGTCTCCGAGAGGCCATCGGCTAGCCCTGGGCCACGCACGATCAGGGCGAAACGGTATTCCTTCACTGGGCGCACGAAGATCTCGTAACCCGGAATGGCTGTTTCCTTCTGGAGCCTTTCGCACAGCCGGGCGCCTACCTCTGAGGCGATACGGCCGGCTCGCCGGTCCACGATACGTCCCTGTTCGTCCACGGTGCAAAAATTGCCGCGGGCGGCTAAGTCATTGGGCTGCAGAGGAAAGTCAATGCCCAATGCCTCCAGCACGCCACGGCCGATCTCATACCGCAAGGGGTCATAGCCGAACAGCCCTAAGTGGCCTGGACCACTGCCGGGTGAGATGCCAGGCGCGATCGGGGTACTGAGGCCCAACGCGCCCTCGCGAGCTAGTTGATCGAGGTTCGGGGTGTGGGCAGCCTCTAGTTCGGTAGGGCCGCCAGGCTCGATCGGCAGCCCTCCCAGGCCGTCCATCACAGCTAGGACGATTTTGCCTCCATCGGGAAGGGTGCTGGGTTGCGCCAGCTCTCTAATCAGTTCGAGCTCCATGTTGATCGCCTTTCCTCGCAGAAGATTCGACACACAGTAAGGGGCTAGCCGCCGGGCTAGCCCCTTACTTAGTCGGCGCCGTTCGCTCGGGCTATTACATCAGCCGGATCTCCGTCCTCGGGTCGAAGAGGTGGATTCGATCCATGTTGATGGCCAGCTCGATCTCATCGCCGGCGCGCGCCTGCGTGCGCGGGTCCACACGAGCGATGAAGCTCTTGTTGCCGGTCAGGCAGTACAGGAAGATCTCGTTCCCCATCAGCTCGGTCACATCCACGATGGCTTTCATATCTGCTTCCACGATGCCAGGCGCAACATACGGCTTAGCGTAGATGTCCTCCGGGCGGATGCCGAAGATCACCTCCTGACCCTTGTACTTCATGTACTGCTGGGCCTTGTCAGGTGGCAACTCAAGCCGGAAGGACCCGCCATCCAAGTACAGCTTGCCGTCTGACTCCACCAATGTGGCGTCGAAGAAGTTCATGGACGGGCTGCCGATGAAGCCGGCCACGAAGACATTGCCTGGCGTGTCATAGAGGTGCTGCGGCGTGTCCAGTTGTTGCAAGATGCCATCGCGCATGACCGCGATGCGGGTGGCCATAGTCATGGCCTCCACCTGGTCGTGGGTCACGTAGATGAAGGTCGTGGCCAGGCGTTGATGCAGCTTGGAGAGCTGAGCTCGCGTCTCCACGCGCAGCTTGGCGTCCAGGTTCGAGAGCGGCTCGTCGAAGAGGAACACCGCCGGCTCGCGCACGATGGCGCGCCCTACCGCTACGCGCTGTCGCTGGCCACCGGATAGCTGTTTCGGCTTGCGATCGAGCAAGTTCTCAATGCCCAGGATCTGCGCGGCCTCCCGCACACGCCGATCAATCTCGGCCTTGGGGGTTTTGCGCAGCTTCAGGCCGAACGCCATATTGTCGTACACGCTCATATGAGGGTAGAGCGCGTAGGACTGGAACACCATGGCGATATCGCGGTCCTTGGGAGGCACGTCGTTCACCAGACGGTCACCGATGTAGATGTTACCTTCTGTCACCTCTTCCAGACCAGCGAGCAAGCGTAGAGAGGTCGTCTTGCCGCAGCCTGACGGGCCGACGAAGACCAGGAACTCCTTGTCGGCGATCTCAAGGGTCAGATCGTTAACCGCGATCACGTCTCCAAAGCGCTTGGTTACATGCTCATAAGTTACACTAGCCATCCGACAAACTCCTCCACATGATTTCAATGGGGTGCGCAGGTCAGGAGACCGAACTCTTCGGTCATGGCCGTGTCCTTTTCGTCCGGCCATGGGCATACGCCGAAACCGCTCTCCATGCCCGCGCCTCGAGGTTTGATGAACAGCGGGCTTCATCGAACACCAAGAGTTGCGACCTGTCCTGGGCTGGCAGACATCCTTGAGGGGAAGGTCTCGCCAGAAGAGCCCCCGCCACGGCCCTCTGGACTCACCAGGCCCGACCGTGCCACCTCCTTTCGCCTAAAAGGCGTAATAGAACACACCAGGAATAAATACCGCCAGGTCAAAACTATTATACCATATGCCTGCAGCCTTGCCAAGCCTTTTTCCCGTTTGGTATAATCTACTTGAGGGAACAAATGAGCGAGCGCATGATCTCACCAAATTCCCGTTCAGAAGAAGCGGCCCTGGACGCAGCGTTGCGCCCGAAGCGCCTGGACGACCTGGAGGGGCAGGATCGGCTGCGCGACAACCTGCGCATCCTGATCGAGGCAGCGCGCGCCCGGGGCGAAACGCTGGATCATATCCTGCTGTATGGGCCGCCAGGGCTGGGCAAGACAACCCTGGCCCATATCATCGCCAACGAGATGGGCGTCAATTTAAAGATCACGGCTGGGCCGGCCATTGAGCGAGCAGGCGATCTGGCCGCTATTCTCACCAACCTGCGCAAAGGAGACATCCTGTTCATTGACGAGGTCCATCGCCTGGGCCGCGCGGTGGAGGAGATCCTCTACCCGGCAATGGAGGACTTTGCACTCGACATCGTCATCGGCAAAGGGCCTGGGGCCCGCTCCATCCGGCTGAGCCTGCCACGCTTCACCGTCATCGGCGCGACCACTCGTCTGGCACTGCTGACGGCTCCGCTGCGCGCTCGCTTCGGCGTCACCTACCGGTTTGACTTTTACGACCAGGCAGCACTGGAATCCATCGTGCGACGGGCTGCGCAGATGCTGAACGTGCCTATCACCGATGATGGCGCGCGGGAGATCGCGCGGCGGGCGCGCGGCACGCCTCGGGTAGCGCTCCGTCTGCTGCGTCGAGTGCGCGACTATGCCGAGGTGCGCGCGAGCGGCTCAATCACGGCTGAGGTAGCCGATCAGGCATTACGGCTGCTAGAGGTGGATGAGCTCGGGCTGGATTACCTCGATCATAAGGTTCTAGAGGCGCTGATCCGCAAGTTCAACGGTGGCCCTGTGGGACTGGAGACGCTCGCCGCCGCGGTGAGCGAGGAGCCCGATACTATCATGGACGTGGTGGAGCCTTATCTGCTGCAGTTGGGCTTTCTTGATCGGACGCCGCGTGGCCGTGTGGCGACGCGATGGGCTTATGAGCATTTGGGGGTGCCCTATCCAGAGCGCCCGGAGCAGCCCGGGCTGTTTCACCCAACGGAGGAGAAGCCCTTATGACCAGGCCACGCATCGGGATCACCACGCGTTCCTCACAGGGGCCGGTGATCGATCGCTTGCGCTGGTATGTGGAGAGCGTTCGCTGGGCTGGGGGCGAGCCGGTGATCCTGGCCCCAGACGATCCCCATCGGCCGCCCCTGGAAAGCCTAGATGGCCTGTTGCTATCGGGCGGAGGCGACGTGCACCCGCGGTGGTATGGACAGCCGATCGCCGGGACGGAAGTGGACAGCATAGATGAGGCGCGCGATGAGATGGAGTTCACGCTGGCGCGCGCGGCGCTGGCCGCCGACCTGCCGATCTTCGCCATCTGCCGGGGGATCCAGCTCCTGAACGTGGCGATGGGAGGCGCCCTGGTGCAGGATCTGGGCGATCGGCACCGCACGCCGGCCGGCGCTTTTAAGCACCATCTAGTGCGGCTGAGAAAGGACACGCGCTTGGCCTCGATGTTGGACACTTCCGGACAGCTCAACGTCAACACGCACCACCACCAGGGTATCCATGTGGACCATCTGGCCCCCGGCTTGCGGGCAGCAGCCTGGGCCTTGCCCGAAGGATGGCTGGTTGAGGCAGTGGAGAGCCCCCATCATCGGTTTGTGTTGGGCGTCCAGTGGCACCCGGAACGGTACTATGAGGTGCCGGCGGCTCATCGCAATTTGTTTCGCGAGTTCCTGCGCGCGGCTGACCGTTCGCCTGGGACGGCATCATCCAAAGGCCGATTTTGATGATCTTCTTGCGGATCCCAGAACATGAGGACAGCCGATTTCGATTACGAGTTGCCGCCTGAGCTGATTGCTCAGACCCCCATTGAGCCGCGTGATAGCTCGCGCCTGCTAGTGGTGCATCGAAAGAGCGGTGCCTTTGAGCATCGCGTGTTCCGAGACCTCGGGGATTATCTACGCCCAGGCGATCTCTTGGTGTGCAACGATAGCCGGGTTATCCCGGCGCGGCTGCATGGGCGCAAGCCCACCGGGGGCCGTGTGGAGGTACTCCTGCTCGCTCGTCGAGACGAACGCATATGGCAGGCGCTGATGCGCGGTAAGGGGCTGCGGCCTGGCGCTCGCGTGTACATCGAGGATGCAGAGGGGAGCGAGGTGGCCGTCGCTACCATCGTAGCGGAGGAAGCTGACGGCGCTCGCACCATTGAGTTTGATCGCCCGATCACACCTTTGCTACCTCAGGTGGGCGAGGTGCCCCTGCCGCCATACATCCACGAGCCATTGCGGGATCCCGAACGGTATCAGACGGTGTACGCGCGGGTGGCCGGATCAGTAGCTGCGCCAACGGCAGGGCTGCACTTCACGCCAGAACTGATCGCTCGCCTACAGGCGATGGGGGTGGGATTCGCTTTTGTCACGCTACACGTGGGGTTGGGCACCTTCCGCCCGGTACAGGCCGAAGAGGTGGAAGCGCATCAGATGCACGCCGAGTGGGCGATGCTATCGGCGGAGGTGGCCGAGCAGATCCGAGCGACGCGCTCAGCCGGCGGACGATGCGTGGCGGTGGGCACGACGGTGGTGCGCGTGTTAGAGACGGCTGCCCTGCGCGGCGAGCTAGCCCCCTTCTCCGGCTGGACCGATCTCTTCATTACCCCGGGATTCTCCTTTCAAGTGGTAGATGCCATGATCACCAACTTCCACCTGCCCCGCTCCACGCTGCTCATGCTGGTGAGCGCGTTCGCAGGCCGCGAGCTGATCCTGCGCGCGTACCAGGAGGCGATCCGTCTGCGCTACCGCTTTTATTCGTTCGGGGACGCAATGCTGTTGCTGTAGACGAAGGGCGAGGAACGATGGGCTTCCCCACCTCTTCCCTTCTATCCCCACATGGCTTGCTGCCATTGCCAGCCTTTTTGCCGGATGCCACCATGGGCGTTGTGCGGTCGGTGGACAGCCGCGATCTGGAACAATGCGGGGTGCGAGCAGTGGTCATGAACACCTTTCATCTGATGCAGCGCCCCGGCTCCTCGACGATTCGGGCGCTGGGCGGGTTACACCGCATGTGCGCGTGGCCACATCCCATCATGACCGACTCCGGAGGGTTTCAAGCCTACTCTCTTATCCGACAGCATCCCAAAAACGGCAGCATCACGGACAGAGGGATCCTCTTCCGTCCGGAAGGTTCTGACCGCAAGTTCAGCCTTTCACCGGAGAAAAGCATTCAACTTCAGCTCAGCTACGGCGCCGACGTGATCGTCTGTCTGGACGATTGCACGCACGTGGACGATCCGCTCTCCGTCCAGGAGGAATCGGTGCGAAGGACAATTGACTGGGCCCAGCGCTCTAAGGCCGAGTTTCAGCGCCTCATCGAGCAGAGGCGCCTTCCCGAGGAACGACGCCCCCTGCTCTTCGCGGTGATCCAAGGCGGCGGCTCGCGCGAGCTGCGCAGGAAGTGCGCCGAAGCGCTATTAGAGATCGGCTTCGATGGCTTCGGCTATGGCGGATGGCCACTGGACAGTGAAGGACATCTCCTGGTTGACCTCATCGCCTATACTCGCGAGCTGGTGCCGCTGCAGTTCCCCATGCACGCGCTAGGAGTGGGGCATCCAGCCCACGTGGTCACGTGCGCACGGCTGGGATATGTCCTCTTTGACAGCGCCATGCCCACTCGAGACGCACGCCACGGCCGGCTATACGCGTTCATCTCGGACGCGGCACCCTGTAACTGGGAGGGCGAGTGGTTTTCATACGTCTACGTGAACGACAACAAGCACATCAAGAACGACGAGCCGATCTCCCGCTTTTGCGACTGCCTGTGTTGCTCTCACTACTCGCTGGGCTATCTTCATCACCTATTCAAGATCGGCGACGCGCTATTTCTGCGCCTGGCTACGATCCACAACTTGCGGTTCATGGCTCACCTGATGGAATGCCTGCGCAGGAATGATTAGCTGGCGTCCCCAGAGGGGGCGGGACAGCAAGTGTAAGTATTCCCGACTTTCAACCCCGCCCCGCAATGAAGTGTAAGGCAGACAATCGTCGGGCCTGATTTAAAAGATCCTCGCCTTCATCCAAGGGTTACTGTTGTGGAAATCTGACACAGCATTACCAGGATGCACCAACTCGTCACAAAAGGCGCGATCTTCATCGGATAAGCTCATCTCCAGGACGGGGAGAAGCTCTTCCAGGTGGGCCATCGTGCGCGGGCCAATGATGGGCGACGTCACACCCGGCTGATCCTTACACCACAACAGCGCAAGTTGCGAGGCGGTCATCCCTCGCTCACGGGCGCGCTCGGCCAGTCTCCCAGCCACCTCCAATCCCTTCGCCGTGATCCGCTCCACGAAAAATCCGGTTCCTCCATGGCGGCCCGCTCGCGAATCCTCTGGGAACGGCTGCCCCTGGGTGTACCGGCCAGCCAAGATGCCGCCGGCCAAAGGAGACCACGGCAAGATCGCTAGGCCGTAGCGCTGCGCCAGCGGGATCAGCTCGTTCTCGATGCGACGGTCGAGCAAGTTGTAAGGCGGCTGCTCAGATACAAAGCGCGCTAGCCCCATCCGCTCGCTGATGGCGATCGCCTCCATCACCATCCAGGCCGGGAAGGTGGAACAGCCGATGTATCGCACCTTGCCCTGGCGGACCAGATCATCCAGTGCCCGTAATGTCTCATCCTGTGGGATAGTCAACGAGGGCCGATGGAGCTGATAGAGGTCTATGTGGTCAGTCTGAAGACGGCGCAGCGAATCCTCACATGCCTTCATGATGTGGTATCGGCTGTTCCCTTGGTCGTTAGGTCCCTCCCCCATACGGCCGTGTACCTTTGTCGCCAAGACGACCTGATCGCGCTTGCCGTTTTCCTTCAGCGCTTTGCCGATGATGCGTTCGCTCTCGCCGGCGTTGTAGACGTTGGCGGTGTCAATGAAGTTGATGCCGGCATCCAGTGCGCGGTGGATGATCCGGATGGACTCGTCTTCGGGCGTTGGCCCACCGAAGTTCATAGCCCCCAGGCAGAGAGGGGAGACCATCACGCCAGTGCGTCCTAGAGATCGGTATTCCATAGCTTCACTCCTAAAGCTGATTGATGCTCGATGACACCGAGCTTAACCGCTGTTTTTCTGGCTCGCTTACTCGCCTAGTTACGGCCGACCGGGGCAAATAAGGGGGCGCTTGAAGAGGCCTAAGACAGCCTCTCTCATTAGGGCCCCTCTGCTTTGTACCTCTCTCACAGCCCCGCCGGCGTGATGTAGACATCGTCAAAGTAGAGCGTGCCGGTGGGGTTCGCTACGCCATTCCACGCGCCGATGCGCATCGTGAAAGTCGCTGCCGTCTTTAGCAAGTTAGCATCGTTCGGAATACGGCATCCGAGCAGAGTATTGTTGAAGTAAAAACATATCCTCACCGTCTCTGGGTCAATCTCGATGCGAGCCTCGTACCATTGATTCGGGTAGACAGGCTGATTGCTGGAGACGTCCCATTCGTGTCCTGTTGAGCTAGCAATACCGCAACCGAAGCTATGGACAAATAGGTCACAGGAGGTCCACCAATCTCGTCCCGGCGTTCCGATGTTCTCCGCCACGATCTGAATCTTCGGTGCCCATCTGTTGGCATCTGCGCTGAACTTTAACCGCGCCTGGAAGCGCTGTACCTGTCGTAGCGTGCGATGGAATGGCGCGTTTACCACCATTACCGTGTCTCGCTCAGCCGGCGCATTCCCCGTCGTGGTCAGCATCATAACGCCATTTTGCTGCTGCATAGTGAAGTAGCTGCTATCCCCCCCAAATCGCCATTTGAGCGGATTGTACAAGCCGTCAAAGAGAGGGTTGTTAAAGTCATCATACAGGATCATCAGCGGATTGTATTCCCGCGTCACCAGCGGCAGGAAGAGCCGATGAGCGATCCGGATATAGGCCGAGCGGGCTTTCACGTCTGTATCCACCCCATCCTGCACCGTAAGAATGACGGTGTAGCTTCCCGGCGTGT
Encoded proteins:
- the queA gene encoding tRNA preQ1(34) S-adenosylmethionine ribosyltransferase-isomerase QueA, with the protein product MRTADFDYELPPELIAQTPIEPRDSSRLLVVHRKSGAFEHRVFRDLGDYLRPGDLLVCNDSRVIPARLHGRKPTGGRVEVLLLARRDERIWQALMRGKGLRPGARVYIEDAEGSEVAVATIVAEEADGARTIEFDRPITPLLPQVGEVPLPPYIHEPLRDPERYQTVYARVAGSVAAPTAGLHFTPELIARLQAMGVGFAFVTLHVGLGTFRPVQAEEVEAHQMHAEWAMLSAEVAEQIRATRSAGGRCVAVGTTVVRVLETAALRGELAPFSGWTDLFITPGFSFQVVDAMITNFHLPRSTLLMLVSAFAGRELILRAYQEAIRLRYRFYSFGDAMLLL
- a CDS encoding gamma-glutamyl-gamma-aminobutyrate hydrolase family protein (Members of this family of hydrolases with an active site Cys residue belong to MEROPS family C26.) yields the protein MTRPRIGITTRSSQGPVIDRLRWYVESVRWAGGEPVILAPDDPHRPPLESLDGLLLSGGGDVHPRWYGQPIAGTEVDSIDEARDEMEFTLARAALAADLPIFAICRGIQLLNVAMGGALVQDLGDRHRTPAGAFKHHLVRLRKDTRLASMLDTSGQLNVNTHHHQGIHVDHLAPGLRAAAWALPEGWLVEAVESPHHRFVLGVQWHPERYYEVPAAHRNLFREFLRAADRSPGTASSKGRF
- a CDS encoding queuine tRNA-ribosyltransferase family protein, which produces MGFPTSSLLSPHGLLPLPAFLPDATMGVVRSVDSRDLEQCGVRAVVMNTFHLMQRPGSSTIRALGGLHRMCAWPHPIMTDSGGFQAYSLIRQHPKNGSITDRGILFRPEGSDRKFSLSPEKSIQLQLSYGADVIVCLDDCTHVDDPLSVQEESVRRTIDWAQRSKAEFQRLIEQRRLPEERRPLLFAVIQGGGSRELRRKCAEALLEIGFDGFGYGGWPLDSEGHLLVDLIAYTRELVPLQFPMHALGVGHPAHVVTCARLGYVLFDSAMPTRDARHGRLYAFISDAAPCNWEGEWFSYVYVNDNKHIKNDEPISRFCDCLCCSHYSLGYLHHLFKIGDALFLRLATIHNLRFMAHLMECLRRND
- the ruvB gene encoding Holliday junction branch migration DNA helicase RuvB; the protein is MSERMISPNSRSEEAALDAALRPKRLDDLEGQDRLRDNLRILIEAARARGETLDHILLYGPPGLGKTTLAHIIANEMGVNLKITAGPAIERAGDLAAILTNLRKGDILFIDEVHRLGRAVEEILYPAMEDFALDIVIGKGPGARSIRLSLPRFTVIGATTRLALLTAPLRARFGVTYRFDFYDQAALESIVRRAAQMLNVPITDDGAREIARRARGTPRVALRLLRRVRDYAEVRASGSITAEVADQALRLLEVDELGLDYLDHKVLEALIRKFNGGPVGLETLAAAVSEEPDTIMDVVEPYLLQLGFLDRTPRGRVATRWAYEHLGVPYPERPEQPGLFHPTEEKPL
- a CDS encoding aldo/keto reductase, with product MEYRSLGRTGVMVSPLCLGAMNFGGPTPEDESIRIIHRALDAGINFIDTANVYNAGESERIIGKALKENGKRDQVVLATKVHGRMGEGPNDQGNSRYHIMKACEDSLRRLQTDHIDLYQLHRPSLTIPQDETLRALDDLVRQGKVRYIGCSTFPAWMVMEAIAISERMGLARFVSEQPPYNLLDRRIENELIPLAQRYGLAILPWSPLAGGILAGRYTQGQPFPEDSRAGRHGGTGFFVERITAKGLEVAGRLAERARERGMTASQLALLWCKDQPGVTSPIIGPRTMAHLEELLPVLEMSLSDEDRAFCDELVHPGNAVSDFHNSNPWMKARIF
- a CDS encoding 2,3-bisphosphoglycerate-independent phosphoglycerate mutase, encoding MELELIRELAQPSTLPDGGKIVLAVMDGLGGLPIEPGGPTELEAAHTPNLDQLAREGALGLSTPIAPGISPGSGPGHLGLFGYDPLRYEIGRGVLEALGIDFPLQPNDLAARGNFCTVDEQGRIVDRRAGRIASEVGARLCERLQKETAIPGYEIFVRPVKEYRFALIVRGPGLADGLSETDPQRTGVPPLPVQPLRDDPDTVRTAALLNDWLEQARRVLANEYPANSLNLRGLAKDPGIPKFPDIYKLKAAAIAVYPMYRGVARLCGMEVLPTGDTMASELDTLERYWDQYDFFFIHFKYTDSRGEDGDFAAKVKVIEEIDGYMSRVRALRPSVLVVTGDHSTPALLRSHSWHPVPLLLWGPTVRPDECVTFGERACMRGGLGHLLAKEIMPLAMAHAGRLAKFGA
- the ugpC gene encoding sn-glycerol-3-phosphate ABC transporter ATP-binding protein UgpC, with product MASVTYEHVTKRFGDVIAVNDLTLEIADKEFLVFVGPSGCGKTTSLRLLAGLEEVTEGNIYIGDRLVNDVPPKDRDIAMVFQSYALYPHMSVYDNMAFGLKLRKTPKAEIDRRVREAAQILGIENLLDRKPKQLSGGQRQRVAVGRAIVREPAVFLFDEPLSNLDAKLRVETRAQLSKLHQRLATTFIYVTHDQVEAMTMATRIAVMRDGILQQLDTPQHLYDTPGNVFVAGFIGSPSMNFFDATLVESDGKLYLDGGSFRLELPPDKAQQYMKYKGQEVIFGIRPEDIYAKPYVAPGIVEADMKAIVDVTELMGNEIFLYCLTGNKSFIARVDPRTQARAGDEIELAINMDRIHLFDPRTEIRLM